A region of Gemmatimonadales bacterium DNA encodes the following proteins:
- a CDS encoding MlaD family protein → MDLAYKQEATVGTLVILAFVLFFTGTTWLSGRSLGGGSDKFYKIQFKDASNLKASSVVRISGVPVGKVEKIALVDVGKVLVSVSLPDKITPRVDAAATVVAVGFVGDAAIEFDPGDAAEPLPHDRVVIGSQKAGFTDKATALSDRADSVLLGAQTIVNQKTADELYETLNALQATLKATQKTMAMLSDTRVGPAAELTKTMAAFRQLSARLDSTLGNPSLVRALGRADTLTSNLAAMTAQLTTTSARLDSVLAGVNSGRGTIGRFATDSGFYYDMRDVSQSLKRVLNELEKHPGKVPVTVKLF, encoded by the coding sequence ATGGACCTGGCCTACAAGCAAGAAGCGACCGTCGGTACCCTGGTCATCCTCGCCTTCGTGCTCTTCTTCACGGGCACCACCTGGCTGAGCGGCCGCTCGCTGGGTGGGGGCAGCGACAAGTTCTACAAGATCCAGTTCAAAGACGCGTCCAATCTCAAGGCCAGCTCGGTGGTGCGGATCTCCGGCGTGCCGGTCGGGAAGGTGGAGAAGATCGCGCTGGTCGACGTGGGCAAGGTGCTGGTGTCGGTGAGCCTGCCCGACAAGATCACGCCGCGGGTGGACGCGGCCGCCACCGTCGTCGCCGTGGGCTTCGTGGGCGACGCGGCCATCGAGTTCGATCCGGGCGACGCGGCTGAGCCGCTCCCCCACGATCGGGTGGTCATCGGCTCGCAGAAGGCGGGATTCACCGACAAGGCCACCGCGCTGAGCGACCGGGCTGACAGCGTCCTCCTGGGCGCCCAGACCATCGTGAATCAGAAGACGGCCGACGAGCTGTACGAGACGCTGAACGCGCTCCAGGCCACGCTCAAGGCCACGCAGAAGACGATGGCGATGTTGAGCGACACGCGCGTGGGACCGGCCGCGGAGCTGACCAAGACGATGGCTGCCTTCCGCCAGCTCAGCGCCCGGCTGGACAGCACCCTGGGCAATCCTTCGCTGGTGCGCGCGCTCGGGCGGGCCGACACGCTCACCAGCAACCTGGCCGCCATGACCGCCCAGCTCACCACGACCAGTGCGCGACTCGACAGTGTGCTGGCCGGAGTGAACAGCGGCCGGGGGACCATCGGCAGATTCGCCACCGACAGCGGGTTCTATTACGACATGCGGGACGTCTCGCAGTCGCTCAAGCGGGTGCTCAACGAGCTGGAGAAGCATCCCGGCAAGGTGCCGGTGACGGTGAAGCTGTTCTAG
- a CDS encoding ABC transporter permease — protein sequence MATEVLALPRYVGRWFLDATSHVGRVAMMVADLVRSLNEVRIWVPRMFTEAWNIGVGSLFIVLLISGFAGGVTALQARYQFTGTIPVYYLAGVIVESIVLELGPVLTGLILAGRIGARYAAELGTMRVTEQIDALESLGRSPSSHLIIPRVIAGLIMIPVLTVFADVMGIGAGWFSMKLVLPITDSDFAYGARTFWRSFDATYSVVKAFFFAACITVISCYMGFNTQQGAEGVGRSTTGAVVSSSVMILLLDVVLTKLLLNQ from the coding sequence ATGGCCACCGAAGTTCTCGCTCTCCCTCGTTATGTCGGCCGCTGGTTTCTGGACGCGACCTCCCACGTCGGGCGGGTTGCGATGATGGTGGCGGACCTGGTGCGGAGCCTGAATGAAGTGCGCATCTGGGTTCCCCGCATGTTCACCGAGGCCTGGAACATCGGGGTCGGGAGCCTGTTCATCGTGCTCCTCATCTCCGGATTCGCCGGCGGAGTGACCGCACTCCAGGCGCGCTACCAGTTCACCGGCACGATCCCGGTCTACTACCTGGCGGGCGTGATCGTCGAATCGATCGTGCTGGAGCTGGGGCCAGTCCTGACGGGACTCATCCTGGCCGGCCGGATCGGCGCCCGGTATGCCGCCGAGCTCGGAACCATGCGGGTGACCGAGCAGATCGACGCACTGGAGAGCCTGGGCCGGTCACCGTCCTCGCACCTGATCATTCCGCGGGTCATCGCCGGATTGATCATGATTCCGGTGCTGACCGTGTTTGCCGACGTGATGGGCATCGGCGCCGGATGGTTCAGCATGAAGCTGGTGCTCCCCATCACCGATTCGGACTTCGCCTACGGCGCGCGCACCTTCTGGCGATCGTTCGACGCGACCTACTCCGTGGTCAAGGCATTCTTCTTCGCCGCCTGCATCACCGTCATCTCGTGCTACATGGGCTTCAACACCCAACAGGGAGCCGAGGGGGTGGGGCGGTCCACCACCGGCGCCGTCGTGAGCAGCTCGGTCATGATTCTGCTCCTCGACGTCGTGCTCACCAAGCTGCTGCTCAATCAATGA
- the rnz gene encoding ribonuclease Z — protein MLSVTFLGTGASCPTVDRNVAGLAVQREGETILFDCGEGSQRQMMRYGVGFSFTEVFFTHYHADHMLGITGLLRTMGLQDRTAPVVLYGPRGAERVLGAAATLGIERNKFPVEIVEIGPGTRLTRPEYDIVAFETEHRADTVGYALVEHIRLGRFNPDRAKELGIPEGPLWGRLHRGESVLLEDGRIVTAADLVGAPRPGRTMVYSGDTRPTLRVIEASRGADLLVHEATFGGDEAERAKETGHSTAAEAARVAHDAGVRRLVLTHISPRYNRDATELLAEARAVFPETTIARDGLTVEVPFSE, from the coding sequence ATGCTCTCGGTGACCTTCCTGGGAACGGGTGCCTCGTGCCCGACGGTCGACCGCAACGTGGCCGGGCTGGCGGTGCAGCGTGAGGGGGAGACGATCCTCTTCGACTGCGGCGAGGGCAGCCAGCGGCAGATGATGCGCTACGGCGTGGGCTTCTCCTTCACGGAAGTGTTCTTCACCCACTATCACGCCGATCACATGCTGGGGATCACCGGCCTGTTGCGGACCATGGGGCTGCAGGACCGCACCGCGCCGGTGGTGCTCTATGGCCCTCGGGGAGCCGAGCGCGTGCTCGGCGCGGCGGCGACGCTGGGGATCGAGCGGAACAAGTTCCCGGTCGAGATCGTGGAGATCGGCCCGGGTACCCGGCTCACCCGCCCGGAATACGACATCGTAGCCTTCGAGACCGAGCACCGGGCCGATACGGTGGGCTACGCGTTGGTGGAGCACATCCGGCTGGGCCGCTTCAACCCGGATCGGGCCAAGGAGCTGGGCATTCCGGAGGGGCCGTTGTGGGGCCGGCTGCACCGGGGGGAGAGCGTGCTGCTGGAGGACGGCCGCATCGTCACGGCCGCCGACCTGGTGGGCGCGCCTCGCCCAGGCCGCACGATGGTGTACTCGGGCGATACCCGGCCCACCCTCAGGGTGATCGAGGCCTCTCGGGGCGCAGATCTGCTGGTGCACGAGGCCACCTTTGGGGGAGACGAAGCCGAGCGGGCCAAGGAGACCGGCCACTCCACCGCGGCGGAAGCAGCGCGCGTGGCGCATGACGCCGGCGTCCGGCGGCTGGTGCTCACCCATATCAGCCCACGCTACAACCGCGACGCCACCGAGCTGCTGGCGGAGGCGAGGGCGGTCTTTCCCGAGACCACGATCGCGCGGGACGGCCTCACCGTGGAGGTGCCGTTCTCCGAGTGA
- a CDS encoding ATP-binding cassette domain-containing protein, with protein sequence MIELKDVHKRFGKQIVLDGVNFNVQEGETVALLGPSGTGKSVLLKHIIGLIHPDSGTIIVDDKDVVRLKRQELAELRSHIGYVFQNGALFDSMDVFENVRLGITDDRKYRDLEYCRNRVAECIRLVNLPPEAIEKFPAELSGGMRKRVGIARAIAGSPKYLLYDEPTSGLDPVNADVIDELVKGLAETLGVTGVMVTHDVRGAFRTANRLALLTGGKIVQQGTPKEFLASKDPRVQEFLERDFHNAIIAA encoded by the coding sequence ATGATCGAACTCAAGGACGTCCACAAGCGCTTCGGCAAGCAGATCGTGCTCGACGGAGTGAACTTCAACGTGCAGGAAGGCGAGACGGTGGCGCTCCTGGGTCCCTCGGGCACCGGGAAGAGCGTGCTGCTCAAGCACATCATCGGCCTCATCCACCCCGATTCGGGCACCATCATCGTGGACGACAAGGACGTCGTCCGTCTCAAGCGGCAGGAGCTGGCCGAGCTGCGCTCCCACATCGGATACGTGTTCCAGAACGGTGCCCTGTTCGACTCGATGGATGTGTTCGAGAACGTGCGCCTGGGCATCACGGACGACAGGAAGTACCGCGACCTCGAGTATTGCCGGAACCGGGTGGCGGAGTGCATCAGACTGGTGAACCTCCCTCCGGAGGCGATCGAGAAGTTCCCCGCGGAGCTCTCCGGCGGGATGCGGAAGCGGGTGGGAATCGCCCGGGCCATCGCGGGCAGCCCCAAGTACCTGCTCTACGACGAGCCCACTTCGGGTCTGGACCCGGTGAACGCCGACGTGATCGACGAGCTGGTCAAGGGCCTGGCCGAGACGCTGGGGGTCACCGGCGTGATGGTGACGCACGACGTTCGGGGGGCGTTCCGCACGGCCAATCGCCTGGCGCTGCTCACCGGCGGCAAGATCGTCCAGCAGGGAACGCCCAAGGAGTTTCTGGCCTCGAAGGATCCGAGGGTGCAGGAGTTCCTGGAGCGCGACTTCCACAACGCCATCATCGCCGCCTGA